The Musa acuminata AAA Group cultivar baxijiao chromosome BXJ1-8, Cavendish_Baxijiao_AAA, whole genome shotgun sequence genomic sequence ATCTTATTTGTACTATATCCTTATATCCTTCCCcatgttattattattgatatctaTTATTTTATGGTGCTTGGAGACCAATGATATCTTTATAGGAATTGTTTGAATATATAGTAtagcaaaaataaaagaaaagaaatcaagcATATGTTTTTGGTACTACAATTAGCCATATCTTTACAAGATTGTAAAATTTGAAGTGTTATTGATGTTAGTAGTGATTGCAATGCTCTTCATTGACTTTGTCACTATGGGAGATTCCTAGTCAAGAATTTTTTAtgcaagaataatttaatttatatgttatttaaatgaattttattaattttaagatATTTGCATTTGTCATGAGTTGTCACATGACAACATCTACTCAAggcgaaaataaaaatataaaataaataaaaaattaaattatgattgtTATTGAAGATTTTAAATTATAATGGAAGATTTTGTGAGGATTAGTCTCAACGAGGATGAAAGCATATCAAtcaagaatattattttcttcgaAGAGagatcaaatcatatatttgatttgattcaatTGTAATATTTTGCCTATTTTTATGAGTCAGAATATTATAATGTATTTAAATCAGAAATAGATCAATGAAATGTGTTCTTTTTCCACTTTGAATGTGAGTGGTGCGAGGCCACATTTATTTTCCGATGGTATGATTCCATCATCCACGTGCGAGATGTGCGAAGGTACAAGGTCTTCATCCTAGAAGTATTTTCCTTGAGCAAGAGCGAGTTTGGtagttatatatttattttcctaTTATCTTTTAATTATTATCTTCTATTCCTCTCTTTTATATTCCTCTATTATCAACAAATATTCTGTTGCTATCCTCCAACATCAATTCTGGACCCTACGTGGGATGTTTACATGCTGTACTGCAAGGGCTGAAGGTGCCTCTGAATCAAGAAACTATCACATATGCTCTCAATTTTTGGACTCAAGATTCCTGCTCTTGGTATCAATCCATTACCACCAATAGTTAAATGCAGAACTAGCTCTCTTATGGAACATCATTGAAGTCTTCACAATAGAAGTAAGCCAGATAACTTGGACTCCAATGGATAGGACTGGTGGTTTCTGTTTTGACTATTCAATACCTTTCATCATAGGCCCAACACTGTGTCCTTCTTCAAGGTTGAGATTACAAGTGTTATCTAGAATATATATATGTGGAAATACAGATGCAAAATTATCTAGGGTGTGAATGCAATATTGTTTTTGACAATGGCCTCAAATACCATGATTTGAGAAACCCACTTTGAGGTCCTGCAGTTACCTGTGTGCATTGAGGCCAAGgtctgccgtaccggactgtaccgcccggtatgggcggtacgtaccagtccgacaggccagcggtacgcggaccgccctgtaccgagTAGTACACTCACCtgggtataccgagcgatataccgtaccgtaccggtatcgagctcgggtcgaaacgctGATACGGTACATTACAACAGACCTTGATTGAGACAGTGTCAGAGCTTGAATGAGTCCATAATGGAAGCTGAGAGGCTGATGTTGAGTCCAAAACCCAAGTTTGTGAGACAATAAATATACTTTTCGTTCATGTTAAGGCCTCACAAAAAATGGTGGAAGATTGCAAGGAGAAATGAGTGCCTGTTTGATGTAGATAATATATACATTTCTTTCTTGGAACTGCTTCCATCTTTCCATGTTTAGCCATGTGCGTCGCTATGCAACCTTTCTTCCTCTCTCTAACTTCTGTGGCCTTTATATTGTTTAATGAATGCTTACATCATTACATTGGTTTTATTTAGGGTTATTCAAATGAAGACCTTTTCTTCTGCTGTTCTGGAACCTCGCAGTTATGGAGCAGAAGCAATGGAAAACAATGTTCATGATTGACAAACTAGCTATTGCAGTATAAAACATGGAACTCAGGAAGAGAGGGATCCAAGTCATTTGGAGCATGGAGTGCACCAACTACAGTTCAAAGTAATGAAGGAAAGCAACATGGTATGTAACCAAGCAAATTAGTTCCATGAAGATAGAATATTTATGGAGAAAAATGGAGAAATAGTATAAGCCTGCCAGTTACTTTAGGAAAGAATCCACCAGTTACTTTCTTTACTCTAGATTTACATTTGTAGAAACTTTGGTCAACTCTACCTCAAAGTTATACAGAGCTAAACAGTAGGTCAAACTCAAGATAGTACTAATAAATGCTAGCAGTGCAAAGTCAGTAAACATTTTTATCTTCTGCTGCTTATTACTTGTAAGTTTAGCTGCCACTGTTCCTCTACTTTTCCATCACTCCTCTGTATCCAGGAATACAAGTTCACCTGACCTTCCTCACCCAGCCTCCCTGCCATTCTTTGTCACACTAAATTGCTCTGTTTCAGGGAGTCATGTGTGATGAAGTGGGGCATCAGGTTCACTATCACTGGCCTTGAGTAGTAATAGCCTGTTTCAACTATATAAGACTTTTTGATTGTAGAGGGAAACATTGGATTAACTTCTAATATCCATCATAATTGCTTTGGAGAGGATGTGGAATGCCCACAACCAAGCAATATTTTATCTCACCATGCAACAAAAGATTGCTCACTGTGCTCAATCATGACCTAACCCACCACATTATTGACATCTCTAATTTGTATAGGTATGACATCAATAGTCAGAAGTTACAAGATTATGGTCCAGATTGACTCTCGAAAGGTGACAaatatttcatcatcatcttgagttttttttttaaatatagtttttttattaataaatatgtcTGTTTGTTTGATGTGTGTGTTCTCCTTTCTATGCATACACTTcagcttcatatatatatatatatatagaaccatttttaagaaaatatgaaAGTGTATAGCTTGAATGAATTttctcttgtaatatgaaaatatGAGACTTACAAATGTGAGATGTCTTTGTTATGCTTGTGATTCATTGGCATCCCCAATGATGGTGGAGCTTCATCATCTTGCTTGACATCGCCCCTCAACAACATCAAGCTGCTGCTTTCATAGCTCTTCTCCTTCCATTAATCTCTACTGTTCAGGTTAGGCCAAGGAAGGATCTCTCATGTCCATTAATCTCTACTGTTTCATGCCTTCTCTGAACTATTCTTCCTCTGGGAATGACAGGTCTCGCGGTCTGTGGAGAGGTCTTTATCACGTGAATGACCATCTATCATTCTCCCGAAATGAACTGTCCCATGTGCTTGATCCGATGGAATGGTCAGGATACACTTGAGCATCGCCTCCTCAGTCGAGCTTGGCGGCGTCGTTATCTCGGATCAGGTCAACCAATGCGACTCGGACCTTATCGTGTTGACGTCGACATCTGGCTCGATAGACAACACGATTCAACAGGGGTGGTAATTTGCCGCGGTGATGTGCTGTGGATATCCACCTCAACCCTGAGAATGGTTCTGGAGTCACTTGCCGCTGCTGCCAAGTAGAGTTCAAGGTAACATCCCTCGACTTACGGAATCGGAGATGGTGCAATTTCTACCGAAGGTTCTGATGGTGCTGACGGGAGCAGAGACTTGAGATGGCAGCAGAAGGGAAGCTGCAGTCTGAACGGAGGAAAAATGGCGTAAGGATGCAAGAAAGTCTCCACAGTGAATTCGATGGAGAAGGTCTTGGTTTGGAGCTTGGAGAAGAAGCCATGTTGGACTCGGATGCTTGACTCCTGACCTTGTAGATGGCTTCTGGATGCCAAAGTCATACCTCATCTCCTCGGTCATAGCCGTGCATCATATTTGACAGCCTCCTGGTCTTCTAGATGGCCTGCTCGGACCATTCGGCTCTTCTGATCTGCCATCTAAATCCATGGATTCTGCCCCTCTGTAACTCCTgaagcttctcttcttctctttcatGGCTGCCAACAGGCCCTCCTTGAACCCGTCGGCGCCGCCGGATGACGATCCCGACGTGCTACCGAAGGCTGCCTCTCGCTCGAGGAGCTCGTCGTCGTGGCATCGTGCCGAAAGGATTCCGTCGTCCAGTTCGAATTCCGCCGTCTCCTTTGAGCGTTCGACGTCGAAGCCCGTCGCTTCTTACCCCTCCAAGCGCTCCGACTCCGAGAAGCTCGGATCGCAGAGGGAGATCAGCGACGATGACGCCCGGTTCGTGTACGTCAACGACCCCGGGAGGACCAACCAGCCCATCAAGTTCGCCGACAACTCGATCAGgaccaccaagtactctgtcctcACCTTCTTGCCCCGCAACCTATTCGAGCAGTTCCACCGCGTCGCCTACGTCTACTTCCTCATCCTCGCGGGGCTTAACCAGGTCCCGCAGCTCGGCGTGTTCACCCCGGCAGCTTCCATCCTGCCGCTTGCCTTCGTGCTCGGCGTCACCGCGGTCAAGGACGGGTACGAGGACTGGCGGCGGCATCGCTCCGACCGGGATGAGAATAACCGGACCGCCCAGGTCCTGGCGCCCGGCGGCGAGTTCCGGCCCAAGCGGTGGAAGGACATCCTCGTCGGGGAGGTCGTCAAGGTCACCGCCGACGAGACGCTCCCCTGCGACATGGTCCTGCTCGCCACCAGCGATCCCACCGGCGTGGCCTACGTGCAGACCATCAACCTGGACGGCGAATCCAATCTCAAGACCCGGTACGCGAAGCAGGAGACGCAGTCAACGCCGCCGGAGTCGACCGCTGGCCTGATCCGCTGCGAGAAGCCGAACCGCAACATCTACGGTTTCCTCGCCAGCGCTGACGTGCCGGGCGAAAAGCGGGTCTCACTCGGCCCGTCCAACATCATCCTCCGGGGGTGCGAGCTGAAGAATACGAGCTGGGTCGTCGGCGTCGCAGTGTACACCGGGAAGGACACGAAGGTGATGCTGAACAGCTCCGGCGCGCCGTCGAAGCGGAGCCGCCTCGAGGCGCACATGAACCGGGAGGTAATCCTGCTGGCCGTGGCACTGGTATCTCTATGCTCCATCGTCACGGTGCTCGCCGGCGTGTGGCTCGCCAACCACCACCACGAGCTCAACGACCTACTGTACTACCGGAAGGAGGACTACTCGGGCCCGAAGACGGACACCTACAACTACTACGGGGTGGGGTGGGAGACGGTGTTCAGCTTCCTCAAGTCAGTGATCATATTCCAGGTGATGATTCCGATTGCGCTCTACATATCGATGGAGCTGGTGAGGCTGGGGCAGGCCTTCTTCATGATCCAGGACAAGAACATGTTCGACGAGGGGAGCAAGACGAGGTTCCAGTGCAGGGCGCTCAACATCAACGAGGACCTCGGGCAGATTAAGTATGTGTTCTCCGACAAGACGGGGACACTCACGGAGAACAAAATGGAGTTCCGGTGCGCCAGCGTTGGCGGGGTGGACTACAGCGCCGCAAGTGATGGTGAGGAAGACGGACACTCGATTACAGGTAATAATGATGCGATGCTTACTTCTTCTTCCTCGCCCATATGCATCAGAATTGTTTCTGATGATCGTTCATCGCAGTGGACGGGGAGACCTGGAGACCGAAGATGAGCGTGAAGACCGATCCGGAGCTGATGAATGCGTTGATGGGCGGGGAAGGAATCGAGAAGGCCAATCGTGCTCGTGATTTCTTCCTTGCGCTAGCGACCTGCAACACCATCGTGCCCATACTGGTCGACACGCCGGAGCCATCGCTCAAGCTCATCGACTACCAGGGCGAGTCGCCCGACGAGCAGGCCTTGGTCTATGCTGCTGCTGCTTATGGTTTCGTGCTTATGCAGCGCACCTCCGGGCATATCCTCATCGATGTGGTCGGTGAAAGACAGAGGTACTGCTACTCTTCATGCTCCTTCCAATTATTTGCTTCCTTCTTCTACCATTTGTTCTATCATTGTGCTGTGATTCCTGAATCAAAATTGGGTCTTTTTAGATGCCTTGTTGTCAACAAGCTTTAAGCTTAGGGTTCGTAGTGGCTGGATGTTAATATCCTCTTCtgtccctcttttcttcttcctggCTTTGCCATGGTGGGAACAACATCAGCAAGAAGAACAGGGATTGAATTGGTTGATCTACTTTGCAACCGACCCATTTTGGTCTGTTACTTCGATATGCAATCTGAAGTATAATTTGGTTAAAAGCTTTCCCCACTTTGTCAGAGAAAGATTATGTTCCCACTCCTTCAACCTTATCATATGCTCAATCTCTGAGGAGATGGCCAAGAACAaatggagaagaaagaaaatcttaTCCAGTGTTTAGTTGTTATTGGTGTCCCCTTGCTTGGTGATTGGTTTCATCAACAGTACCACCACCACATAATTCCAATCAATCAGAACTGGAGCCAGCACAATATTCATATCTGGCAAAGACTTGACTTGGTCTACCTTCATTTGCTTGCTTCTCTCTCAAGTTTATCAGTGGATGGGATGTCCACATGGATCCAATTAAACTTCTTTGCTGGATCTATTTAACTATTAGCTTAAATATGTCCTTATAGTGAGTATTATGATAAGTAGATGCTCAAATAATGTTTTAAcattttttatcttaattttctACTCTGTTTTCATGTTGCCATGAGTCCCCCTCATCTTATCGGAAATTATATTTCACTTTGAAGTGATTGCCAAAGAAGTTGGGTGATCAGTTTTTTTCCAAAAACCTGAAGCTGACTTGAAAGTGCACAACTCCAAAGTCTTGTTGACTTTAGCATCTTTTCTTCTAAGATTTGTGTCCCAAATgctttagatttaaatctaactgaTAGTATCACTTCTACAAGTAATAGGAAGACCTCAAACCTACTTGAAGAATTGTTCTCAGCATTAACTGCAGTTTGCAAAACACAGTCTTCTGAGTACCAGTAATTCATAATTTCTTTTTGTAAAAGTATCTTAACTTGCAATACTGGAAATGCAGATTTGATGTTTTGGGCCTTCATGAATTTGATAGTGATCGAAAGAGGATGTCAGTGATAATTGGCTGTCCTGATAGAACAGTGAAGCTATTTGTGAAAGGTGCCGACAATTCAATGTTTGGAGTTGTACAAAAGAACCTAGATTTGGACATCATTCATGCAACCAAAACAAATCTCCATTCCTATTCATCTTTGGGTCTGAGGACATTGGTGGTTGGCATGCGTGAATTAAGTGAACACGAGTTCAAGAAGTGGCAGTCTGCATATGAGAATGCAACTACAGCTTTGATCGGCAGGGGGAAGTTGCTAAAAGCTATCGCATCAAATGCTGAAAGAGATCTTCACATCTTGGGTGCCTCTGGGATTGAAGATAAGCTCCAACAAGGTGTACCAGAAGCCATAGAATCCATGAGGCAAGCTGGCATCAAGGTTTGGGTGTTGACAGGGGATAAGCAAGAAACTGCCATCTCCATTGGCTATTCTTGCAAGCTTCTAACAAGTGAAATGACTCAGATTGTGATCAATAGCAACTCCAGGGAATCCTGTAAAAGGAGACTGCAAGATGCAGCTTCCATGTCCAGCAGACTAGCAGGTGCAGGATCTGCAAAGTCTCCTCTGGCTTTGATCATTGATGGCACCAGCCTTGTCTACATTTTGGAGACAGAACTGGAAGAAGAGGTAAGAATCTACTGATGCACTTAAATTGATTCCTTGATGTATTGGTCTTAGGATTGATGTGGTTCTGCATGTTGTTCTTGCTGGAACAGCTATTCAAAGTGGCCACGACATGTGATGTTGTGTTGTGCTGCCGTGTGGCTCCATTGCAGAAGGCTGGAATTGTTGCTCTCATAAAGAACCGAACGGATGACATGACCCTTGCAATTGGTGATGGTAATGTAGCTAACTTGAGAATTCACTTCAAACTTATAGAAGATATCAATTCCTTGTTGTGTGCTAATCTTGTGTATGATTCCAGGTGCAAATGATGTCTCAATGATCCAAATGGCTGATGTTGGGATTGGCATAAGTGGCCAAGAGGGAAGGCAAGCTGTCATGGCGTCAGATTTTGCTATGGGACAGTTCAGGTTCTTGGTGCCCCTCTTGTTGGTCCATGGACATTGGAATTACCTAAGGATGGCCTACATGATCTTGTACAACTTCTACAGGAATGCTGTGTTTGTCTTCGTCCTATTCTGGTAAGCATCATCATCGATACTTCCACCCAATCTGTTAGTTCAGCTAATTTGTATGTTTAACATATGGTTTTTGAACTCTAGGTATGTGTTATACACTGCGTATAGCTTGACAAGCGCAATAAGCGAATGGAGCAGTGTCTTGTATTCTGTGATCTACACTGCACTGCCAACCATCATCGTTGGAATCCTTGACAAGGATCTTAGCAGGAAGACATTGCTGAAGTACCCCCAGCTCTACAGGGCAGGGCAGAGGGATGAAAGATACAACCTCAAGTTGTTCATCTTCACTATGATGGATTGCATTTGGCAAAGCATTGCTATATTCTACATCCCTTATCTTGCATACAGACACAGCGATGTCGATGTATCCGGCCTAGGAGACTTGTGGATCCTTGCTGTGGTCATTCTAGTGAACATTCACTTGGCCATGGATGTGTTTAGGTGGAACTGGCTCACACATGCATCTGTATGGGGTTGCATTGCCGCAACAGTAATATGTGTCATCATCATAGACTCCATTTGGATGCTACCTGGTTACTGGTACAGCCTATTTCCCTAACCTGTTGATCTTTCTTTAGTAGTTTCAAATCTTGTTGATGATCACAAATTCTTGAATTGGTTACATGCATCTTAATGCCTTGAGACAAACGAGCTCATTGTAGCAGATAGAAGACAACTTTGTGTAGACTCAATTTACTGATGCCTCAATTTTCATGCAGGGCCATCTTTAAAATGATGGGGACTGGATTATTCTGGCTATGCCTTCTTGGCATCATAGTAGCAGGGATGGTTCCTAGGTTTGCAACCAAGGCTTTGACAGAGTATTTCTTGCCTAGTGATGTGCAGATTGCAAGAGAACTAGAGAAGTTTCAGAATTTAAATGCATCCACAATATTAGAAATTCCAATGAGCACATTCTCAGACCCCCAGTGATGATCTACCCATTGGTTTTTGTTCTTCCAAAATTTTCATTGGTTTTCTCTTCTTTCCCTGTGCATACTACTACATTCTTTTAGCTGAGAACCCGATTTTTCACCGATTGGTAGCTGGTCAACCATCCAAAAGGATGGATAGATGGGTAATCCATCTGTCCTGTGTATCTGTTTTACATACATACCTTGTTAAATTGTATTGTACAAGATAGTGAAACCACACATCTCAATTTGTGTATTAAAGTTGAGTTTTGTTACTACCCTTGTGTTTTGGATACTTTTTTCTTGTTCACCATAGTGAATATCTGTGTATTTAAAGTTTTCAGAACAATGAGGTAAATTGTTGGCAAATTGTTTAGTTCTCAGGAATAACACTTACCAGACAACTGTGGTGTAGATTCTTATTTCTCACTTATCCATCGATGTCGAATTCTTATTGAATGTTGCAATGGCCCTCTGTGCCTCCATAGCCTTCAGAATATTTCCTGTGCTTGTAAGAACAGAAATTGCACATAATCCATTCGCAAGTAACCAGATGAATGGTTAAACATAATAGCAGTTCACACTATTAATTGTTATCAGAGATAAATCAGGAAAGAATTTCTCTTCAAGACTATATAAAAACTCAACTCCCAACTGTTGGAAGCACGAAATGGGAATTTCTAATGCCAGATTAGTAACTCATGTAGTGGTTGTAAAAATGAAAGTAAATTTTTTGTGTTTGTTTTGGATGAGGTTCTTCTTTTCCTCTGAAGAACATGATAGATGATACTAAACACTTTCTGGATCCTTTTGAGGATCTAAGACATTCTCATGTGTATTACCATCTGAGGCTGCAATCTGATCTGTTGGCCATGTAATAACCATACATGAAATTAACCAGACATGAAATTAATCCTactaggtctctctctctctctctctctctctctctctctcacacacacacacacacacacacacacacaatctaATTGATGCTTTGCTAACATAAATCCAGGTGAATACAATAATTCATTAAGAACTGatgttcctttctttttttcctttttatagttCATCAAAAACTACATGATAGTTCAATACAGGTAGCTATTCCATCAATGACATGTATCACACAGTGAAGGATATCAAAGAAATTGACTTGCTAGAATGGCTAGTTTGGCTACAAAGGCATGGTATTGAGATTCTCCTTTATACTGCTGTATTTTACATGCATCCTCAGTTTCTTGCAGCGCACTGTCCTTTTTCATTAGCTTCGTGTTATAGCCATCAATTATTTTGGTTAAATAGATTGGTTAAGGAAGCAAGTGCTCACCTTTGCAACATGATTATAGTGCAACATGCCTCAGTACTGCAACATTATAAATGGTATATCCTTGATCTTTCTCTTCTAGGCACAAATCAGCTCCAGCTAAAGCCATTCAAGTCAAATCTGCTACTTGTACCACCTTCATTGTCTTCATGGGCATTGAGATCAAGTTGTGCTGTGTGAGTAAGCAGCCCAAATCTATCTGATTGCTTGCCTCTCCCCTGTTGATCTGCAGGTCTACTGCTGTTTGGGTGCTCAACAGATATGTTCTCATCATCACTTTCCTTTCCCTGGGCCTCAGAACCAGTTCCTCCTTCATTTTGGGTCTTAATGCTTGTAGGAAGTGTCTCAAAGTCCTTCTGGGCTGCGAAAGATGTCCTTTCTGAATCTCCTAAGCTGGATGAGGAAAAAGTCTTGTGCTCATGCAAATAACACCATGCAGATTGAGTGTTTTCAAGCCTGCTATTCTCATGAACTTGTTGCTGGCACAGTGGTAAGCTGCCATTGCAGCTTCTCAAGCTTTTACAGACACTTTGTGATCCTTCAAATGATGTCAAGCAACTTTCTACTGAGCAATCAACAGGTTGAGATGGATGCAGCTCTGAAGTGTTCAGACCAGGTATTTCTTCTGATCCTTGAAATGCATTGCTGAAACATTCACTTGAGATTTTGGAAACAAGTTCACAGAGCTGAACTTTGGCATCTTCCACTCCTGGAGACCCTAAATTCTGTTTCCCTAGTGTCTCTTGAGCCTTTTCCAGCACTGACTGTAAGTATTTTCCTTGTGCCTCTATTTGGAGTTGCAAATTCCTTTGAACCTTTCACAAACCCATTTTTCATGACACTTGTTAATTTTAAGCATCGCATGGAAGCACAAAATAGAGGAGATTGAACAGAACGAAAAAGGAATCAAGCATTTTCCTGAAACTTGATCTTTGAGGTTTATTTTAGCTTTACAATTATCAACTAAATGttgagttttgtttttgtttagcTTTAGTAGATTTTGTATAAATATCCCGGTGGGATCATGTAAATGTTTTTGTAAATTCAAAGAAAATTtagatgaaattttttttagaaataaCTCTAATTGGGAAATTCTTTTATTAGAGGGAATTTTGATAATCATgtgaagaagatgatataataaaTAGAGTTACATGTAAGGAATTTTTTAGTTACTGCAaagcatggtatgcagtaccgaatggtaccgcccgatacggacgGTATGTACCAGTTCGATGatataccggtacgtggacctCCTGAtatcgctacagtgctacagtattatactgtagcagtgctatattGCTACAGTGTTATAGtgtaacagtgctacagtatgaagaaaatatataaaattattcggtacaccaagGTGTATCGCTCGATATGCCCTGGTGTACAccttggtgtaccgctcggtacaccggtatcgtaccataccgagccaacctcgaaacaccggtacagtatggtattgcataccttgctgcaAAGAGCTCAATGCGAGAAAATATTCTATGTAGGACACTATCATCTACAATTTTTATATTTGTTGGTGTGCAATCCTCTAAATGTTTCTGAAAATTATCAAGATtaatgctacaataaccatcatctaATCTTTCTCTCAAAGGTGGATGAGTTCAGTTTAACTCAGTTTCTTGTGTCTTTCATGCTTCCACAAAGAAGCTACTTGTATGGTGTTAACACTAGGACAAACACACAGTATTTCATCAAAGCTAATTTAGTTGCAGCCTGCATGCTTGACTTAGGAGTTTGTACTATGTTTATGTAattgttgaattttttttctgTGCATGAATTCTGACAAGGTGTCAATAATATGTAATTTAAGACTTACCTCAAGATGTTCTTGTAGCTGCCTCTGGACTTCAATTTGCATTTGAAGTGCTTCATTTATCTGAAAACTTCTGAAAGTAACAACATCCTGTCAGTCCAGATTCATCATACTTCAAATCATTACAGTGTGCACTGTCTATGT encodes the following:
- the LOC135584756 gene encoding myb-related protein 2-like isoform X2 gives rise to the protein MYHHYHQSHSNIFSSRETFPADGQLLLQRGGSAPEESGLVLSTDAKPRLKWTSELHERFIEAVNQLGGADKATPKTVMRLMGIPGLTLYHLKSHLQKYRLSKNLQAQANSGSTKSGCTLAAERTIDVNGSFMVNTSTMPQSNKSFQINEALQMQIEVQRQLQEHLEVQRNLQLQIEAQGKYLQSVLEKAQETLGKQNLGSPGVEDAKVQLCELVSKISSECFSNAFQGSEEIPGLNTSELHPSQPVDCSVESCLTSFEGSQSVCKSLRSCNGSLPLCQQQVHENSRLENTQSAWCYLHEHKTFSSSSLGDSERTSFAAQKDFETLPTSIKTQNEGGTGSEAQGKESDDENISVEHPNSSRPADQQGRGKQSDRFGLLTHTAQLDLNAHEDNEGGTSSRFDLNGFSWS
- the LOC135584756 gene encoding myb-related protein 2-like isoform X3; amino-acid sequence: MRLMGIPGLTLYHLKSHLQKYRLSKNLQAQANSGSTKSVIGCTLAAERTIDVNGSFMVNTSTMPQSNKSFQINEALQMQIEVQRQLQEHLEVQRNLQLQIEAQGKYLQSVLEKAQETLGKQNLGSPGVEDAKVQLCELVSKISSECFSNAFQGSEEIPGLNTSELHPSQPVDCSVESCLTSFEGSQSVCKSLRSCNGSLPLCQQQVHENSRLENTQSAWCYLHEHKTFSSSSLGDSERTSFAAQKDFETLPTSIKTQNEGGTGSEAQGKESDDENISVEHPNSSRPADQQGRGKQSDRFGLLTHTAQLDLNAHEDNEGGTSSRFDLNGFSWS
- the LOC135584756 gene encoding myb-related protein 2-like isoform X1; its protein translation is MYHHYHQSHSNIFSSRETFPADGQLLLQRGGSAPEESGLVLSTDAKPRLKWTSELHERFIEAVNQLGGADKATPKTVMRLMGIPGLTLYHLKSHLQKYRLSKNLQAQANSGSTKSVIGCTLAAERTIDVNGSFMVNTSTMPQSNKSFQINEALQMQIEVQRQLQEHLEVQRNLQLQIEAQGKYLQSVLEKAQETLGKQNLGSPGVEDAKVQLCELVSKISSECFSNAFQGSEEIPGLNTSELHPSQPVDCSVESCLTSFEGSQSVCKSLRSCNGSLPLCQQQVHENSRLENTQSAWCYLHEHKTFSSSSLGDSERTSFAAQKDFETLPTSIKTQNEGGTGSEAQGKESDDENISVEHPNSSRPADQQGRGKQSDRFGLLTHTAQLDLNAHEDNEGGTSSRFDLNGFSWS
- the LOC135587987 gene encoding phospholipid-transporting ATPase 1-like; the encoded protein is MAANRPSLNPSAPPDDDPDVLPKAASRSRSSSSWHRAERIPSSSSNSAVSFERSTSKPVASYPSKRSDSEKLGSQREISDDDARFVYVNDPGRTNQPIKFADNSIRTTKYSVLTFLPRNLFEQFHRVAYVYFLILAGLNQVPQLGVFTPAASILPLAFVLGVTAVKDGYEDWRRHRSDRDENNRTAQVLAPGGEFRPKRWKDILVGEVVKVTADETLPCDMVLLATSDPTGVAYVQTINLDGESNLKTRYAKQETQSTPPESTAGLIRCEKPNRNIYGFLASADVPGEKRVSLGPSNIILRGCELKNTSWVVGVAVYTGKDTKVMLNSSGAPSKRSRLEAHMNREVILLAVALVSLCSIVTVLAGVWLANHHHELNDLLYYRKEDYSGPKTDTYNYYGVGWETVFSFLKSVIIFQVMIPIALYISMELVRLGQAFFMIQDKNMFDEGSKTRFQCRALNINEDLGQIKYVFSDKTGTLTENKMEFRCASVGGVDYSAASDGEEDGHSITVDGETWRPKMSVKTDPELMNALMGGEGIEKANRARDFFLALATCNTIVPILVDTPEPSLKLIDYQGESPDEQALVYAAAAYGFVLMQRTSGHILIDVVGERQRFDVLGLHEFDSDRKRMSVIIGCPDRTVKLFVKGADNSMFGVVQKNLDLDIIHATKTNLHSYSSLGLRTLVVGMRELSEHEFKKWQSAYENATTALIGRGKLLKAIASNAERDLHILGASGIEDKLQQGVPEAIESMRQAGIKVWVLTGDKQETAISIGYSCKLLTSEMTQIVINSNSRESCKRRLQDAASMSSRLAGAGSAKSPLALIIDGTSLVYILETELEEELFKVATTCDVVLCCRVAPLQKAGIVALIKNRTDDMTLAIGDGANDVSMIQMADVGIGISGQEGRQAVMASDFAMGQFRFLVPLLLVHGHWNYLRMAYMILYNFYRNAVFVFVLFWYVLYTAYSLTSAISEWSSVLYSVIYTALPTIIVGILDKDLSRKTLLKYPQLYRAGQRDERYNLKLFIFTMMDCIWQSIAIFYIPYLAYRHSDVDVSGLGDLWILAVVILVNIHLAMDVFRWNWLTHASVWGCIAATVICVIIIDSIWMLPGYWAIFKMMGTGLFWLCLLGIIVAGMVPRFATKALTEYFLPSDVQIARELEKFQNLNASTILEIPMSTFSDPQ